One window from the genome of Pseudodesulfovibrio alkaliphilus encodes:
- a CDS encoding Fur family transcriptional regulator has translation MKTPQEVFADFLADRNLKTTPQRRLILDTLLKQNGHLSPEELYAKVKKRDKSIGQATVYRTLKLLNESGLIETLDFADGVTRYEPSYGEEHHDHLICERCGKNIEILDTVIENRQEQLAAEHGFALLRHKMYLYGLCDECRKKKQ, from the coding sequence ATGAAAACTCCGCAAGAAGTGTTCGCCGACTTTCTGGCTGACAGGAATCTGAAGACCACGCCCCAGCGGCGTCTCATCCTCGACACCCTGCTTAAGCAGAACGGGCACCTGTCGCCGGAAGAGCTCTACGCCAAAGTCAAGAAGCGCGATAAATCCATCGGGCAGGCTACGGTCTACCGGACGCTTAAGCTGCTCAACGAATCCGGTCTCATTGAGACTCTGGATTTCGCCGACGGCGTGACTCGCTACGAGCCGAGCTACGGCGAGGAGCATCACGACCATCTCATCTGCGAGCGGTGCGGCAAAAATATCGAGATTCTCGACACAGTCATTGAGAACCGTCAGGAACAGCTGGCCGCCGAACATGGCTTTGCCCTGCTGCGGCACAAGATGTATCTCTACGGTC